In a single window of the Sylvia atricapilla isolate bSylAtr1 chromosome 20, bSylAtr1.pri, whole genome shotgun sequence genome:
- the FLOT2 gene encoding flotillin-2 isoform X1, translating to MGNCHTVGPNEALVVSGGCCGSDEKQYVYGGWAWAWWCITDTQRISLEIMTLQPRCEDVETAEGVAITVTGVAQVKIMTEKELLAVACEQFLGKNVQDVKNVVLQTLEGHLRSILGTLTVEQIYQDRDQFAKLVREVAAPDVGRMGIEILSFTIKDVYDKVDYLSSLGKTQIAAVQRDADIGVAEAERDAGIREAECKKEMLDVKFMADTKIADSKRAFELQKAAFTEEVNIKTAEAQLAYELQSAREQQKIRQEEIEIEVVERKKQIEVEQKEVARMEKELMATVKQPAEAEAYRIQQIAEGEKVKQILLAQAEAEKIRKIGEAEAFVIEAIGKAEAEGLKLKAEALQKYGEAAQLALVLDALPEIAAKVSAPLSKVDEIVILSGENGSTMSDVNRLLAEVPASVRAITGVDLTKLPLFQKATEAKE from the exons GATTTCCCTAGAGATAATGACGTTACAGCCCAGGTGTGAGGACGTAGAGACGGCGGAGGGGGTAGCTATAACTGTCACAGGTGTGGCACAG GTGAAGATAATGACCGAGAaggagctcctggctgtggcCTGTGAGCAGTTCTTGGGGAAGAATGTGCAGGATGTGAAGAATGTGGTCCTGCAGACACTGGAGGGACACCTGCGCTCCATCCTAG GTACCCTGACAGTGGAGCAGATCTACCAGGACAGAGACCAGTTTGCCAAGCTGGTGCGGGAGGTGGCAGCTCCCGATGTGGGTCGTATGGGGATCGAGATCCTGAGTTTCACCATCAAG GATGTCTATGATAAAGTGGATTACCTGAGCTCCCTGGGGAAGACTCAGATTGCAGCTGTCCAAAGGGATGCAGACATTGGAGTGGCAGAAGCTGAGCGGGATGCTGGCATTCGG GAGGCAGAGTGCAAGAAAGAAATGCTGGATGTCAAGTTCATGGCAGATACCAAAATAGCAGATTCCAAACGGGCTTTTGAGTTGCAGAAAGCTGCCTTCACTGAGGAGGTCAACATTAAG ACTGCAGAGGCCCAGCTGGCCTACGAGCTCCAGAGCGCCCGGGAGCAGCAGAAGATCCGTCAGGAGGAGATTGAGATCGAGGTGGTGGAGCGCAAGAAGCAGATCGAGGTGGAGCAGAAGGAGGTGGCCCGGATGGAGAAGGAGCTGATGGCCACAGTGAAGCAGCCGGCCGAGGCCGAGGCCTATCGCATCCAGCAGATCGCCGAGGGCGAGAA GGTGAAGCAAATCCTCCTTGCTCAGGCCGAGGCAGAAAAGATCCGCAAGATCGGAGAGGCCGAGGCTTTTGTGATCGAGGCCATTGGgaaggcagaggctgaggggTTGAAGCTGAAAGCAGAAGCGCTCCAGAAGTATGGAGAAGCTGCTCAGCTGGCTCTAGTACTGGATGCACTGCCTGAG ATTGCTGCCAAAGTGTCTGCTCCCCTCTCCAAAGTGGATGAGATTGTTATTCTCAGTGGAGAGAATGGCAGCACCATGTCTGATGTGAACCGTCTCCTGGCTGAGGTCCCCGCCTCCGTGCGTGCCATCACTGGTGTGGATCTCACAAAG cttcctctgTTCCAGAAAGCCACCGAGGCCAAGGAATGA
- the FLOT2 gene encoding flotillin-2 isoform X3: MTLQPRCEDVETAEGVAITVTGVAQVKIMTEKELLAVACEQFLGKNVQDVKNVVLQTLEGHLRSILGTLTVEQIYQDRDQFAKLVREVAAPDVGRMGIEILSFTIKDVYDKVDYLSSLGKTQIAAVQRDADIGVAEAERDAGIREAECKKEMLDVKFMADTKIADSKRAFELQKAAFTEEVNIKTAEAQLAYELQSAREQQKIRQEEIEIEVVERKKQIEVEQKEVARMEKELMATVKQPAEAEAYRIQQIAEGEKVKQILLAQAEAEKIRKIGEAEAFVIEAIGKAEAEGLKLKAEALQKYGEAAQLALVLDALPEIAAKVSAPLSKVDEIVILSGENGSTMSDVNRLLAEVPASVRAITGVDLTKLPLFQKATEAKE; this comes from the exons ATGACGTTACAGCCCAGGTGTGAGGACGTAGAGACGGCGGAGGGGGTAGCTATAACTGTCACAGGTGTGGCACAG GTGAAGATAATGACCGAGAaggagctcctggctgtggcCTGTGAGCAGTTCTTGGGGAAGAATGTGCAGGATGTGAAGAATGTGGTCCTGCAGACACTGGAGGGACACCTGCGCTCCATCCTAG GTACCCTGACAGTGGAGCAGATCTACCAGGACAGAGACCAGTTTGCCAAGCTGGTGCGGGAGGTGGCAGCTCCCGATGTGGGTCGTATGGGGATCGAGATCCTGAGTTTCACCATCAAG GATGTCTATGATAAAGTGGATTACCTGAGCTCCCTGGGGAAGACTCAGATTGCAGCTGTCCAAAGGGATGCAGACATTGGAGTGGCAGAAGCTGAGCGGGATGCTGGCATTCGG GAGGCAGAGTGCAAGAAAGAAATGCTGGATGTCAAGTTCATGGCAGATACCAAAATAGCAGATTCCAAACGGGCTTTTGAGTTGCAGAAAGCTGCCTTCACTGAGGAGGTCAACATTAAG ACTGCAGAGGCCCAGCTGGCCTACGAGCTCCAGAGCGCCCGGGAGCAGCAGAAGATCCGTCAGGAGGAGATTGAGATCGAGGTGGTGGAGCGCAAGAAGCAGATCGAGGTGGAGCAGAAGGAGGTGGCCCGGATGGAGAAGGAGCTGATGGCCACAGTGAAGCAGCCGGCCGAGGCCGAGGCCTATCGCATCCAGCAGATCGCCGAGGGCGAGAA GGTGAAGCAAATCCTCCTTGCTCAGGCCGAGGCAGAAAAGATCCGCAAGATCGGAGAGGCCGAGGCTTTTGTGATCGAGGCCATTGGgaaggcagaggctgaggggTTGAAGCTGAAAGCAGAAGCGCTCCAGAAGTATGGAGAAGCTGCTCAGCTGGCTCTAGTACTGGATGCACTGCCTGAG ATTGCTGCCAAAGTGTCTGCTCCCCTCTCCAAAGTGGATGAGATTGTTATTCTCAGTGGAGAGAATGGCAGCACCATGTCTGATGTGAACCGTCTCCTGGCTGAGGTCCCCGCCTCCGTGCGTGCCATCACTGGTGTGGATCTCACAAAG cttcctctgTTCCAGAAAGCCACCGAGGCCAAGGAATGA
- the FLOT2 gene encoding flotillin-2 isoform X6 — MRSNMCMEAGPGLGGALLTPKGTLTVEQIYQDRDQFAKLVREVAAPDVGRMGIEILSFTIKDVYDKVDYLSSLGKTQIAAVQRDADIGVAEAERDAGIREAECKKEMLDVKFMADTKIADSKRAFELQKAAFTEEVNIKTAEAQLAYELQSAREQQKIRQEEIEIEVVERKKQIEVEQKEVARMEKELMATVKQPAEAEAYRIQQIAEGEKVKQILLAQAEAEKIRKIGEAEAFVIEAIGKAEAEGLKLKAEALQKYGEAAQLALVLDALPEIAAKVSAPLSKVDEIVILSGENGSTMSDVNRLLAEVPASVRAITGVDLTKLPLFQKATEAKE, encoded by the exons GTACCCTGACAGTGGAGCAGATCTACCAGGACAGAGACCAGTTTGCCAAGCTGGTGCGGGAGGTGGCAGCTCCCGATGTGGGTCGTATGGGGATCGAGATCCTGAGTTTCACCATCAAG GATGTCTATGATAAAGTGGATTACCTGAGCTCCCTGGGGAAGACTCAGATTGCAGCTGTCCAAAGGGATGCAGACATTGGAGTGGCAGAAGCTGAGCGGGATGCTGGCATTCGG GAGGCAGAGTGCAAGAAAGAAATGCTGGATGTCAAGTTCATGGCAGATACCAAAATAGCAGATTCCAAACGGGCTTTTGAGTTGCAGAAAGCTGCCTTCACTGAGGAGGTCAACATTAAG ACTGCAGAGGCCCAGCTGGCCTACGAGCTCCAGAGCGCCCGGGAGCAGCAGAAGATCCGTCAGGAGGAGATTGAGATCGAGGTGGTGGAGCGCAAGAAGCAGATCGAGGTGGAGCAGAAGGAGGTGGCCCGGATGGAGAAGGAGCTGATGGCCACAGTGAAGCAGCCGGCCGAGGCCGAGGCCTATCGCATCCAGCAGATCGCCGAGGGCGAGAA GGTGAAGCAAATCCTCCTTGCTCAGGCCGAGGCAGAAAAGATCCGCAAGATCGGAGAGGCCGAGGCTTTTGTGATCGAGGCCATTGGgaaggcagaggctgaggggTTGAAGCTGAAAGCAGAAGCGCTCCAGAAGTATGGAGAAGCTGCTCAGCTGGCTCTAGTACTGGATGCACTGCCTGAG ATTGCTGCCAAAGTGTCTGCTCCCCTCTCCAAAGTGGATGAGATTGTTATTCTCAGTGGAGAGAATGGCAGCACCATGTCTGATGTGAACCGTCTCCTGGCTGAGGTCCCCGCCTCCGTGCGTGCCATCACTGGTGTGGATCTCACAAAG cttcctctgTTCCAGAAAGCCACCGAGGCCAAGGAATGA
- the FLOT2 gene encoding flotillin-2 isoform X4 translates to MTEKELLAVACEQFLGKNVQDVKNVVLQTLEGHLRSILGTLTVEQIYQDRDQFAKLVREVAAPDVGRMGIEILSFTIKDVYDKVDYLSSLGKTQIAAVQRDADIGVAEAERDAGIREAECKKEMLDVKFMADTKIADSKRAFELQKAAFTEEVNIKTAEAQLAYELQSAREQQKIRQEEIEIEVVERKKQIEVEQKEVARMEKELMATVKQPAEAEAYRIQQIAEGEKVKQILLAQAEAEKIRKIGEAEAFVIEAIGKAEAEGLKLKAEALQKYGEAAQLALVLDALPEIAAKVSAPLSKVDEIVILSGENGSTMSDVNRLLAEVPASVRAITGVDLTKLPLFQKATEAKE, encoded by the exons ATGACCGAGAaggagctcctggctgtggcCTGTGAGCAGTTCTTGGGGAAGAATGTGCAGGATGTGAAGAATGTGGTCCTGCAGACACTGGAGGGACACCTGCGCTCCATCCTAG GTACCCTGACAGTGGAGCAGATCTACCAGGACAGAGACCAGTTTGCCAAGCTGGTGCGGGAGGTGGCAGCTCCCGATGTGGGTCGTATGGGGATCGAGATCCTGAGTTTCACCATCAAG GATGTCTATGATAAAGTGGATTACCTGAGCTCCCTGGGGAAGACTCAGATTGCAGCTGTCCAAAGGGATGCAGACATTGGAGTGGCAGAAGCTGAGCGGGATGCTGGCATTCGG GAGGCAGAGTGCAAGAAAGAAATGCTGGATGTCAAGTTCATGGCAGATACCAAAATAGCAGATTCCAAACGGGCTTTTGAGTTGCAGAAAGCTGCCTTCACTGAGGAGGTCAACATTAAG ACTGCAGAGGCCCAGCTGGCCTACGAGCTCCAGAGCGCCCGGGAGCAGCAGAAGATCCGTCAGGAGGAGATTGAGATCGAGGTGGTGGAGCGCAAGAAGCAGATCGAGGTGGAGCAGAAGGAGGTGGCCCGGATGGAGAAGGAGCTGATGGCCACAGTGAAGCAGCCGGCCGAGGCCGAGGCCTATCGCATCCAGCAGATCGCCGAGGGCGAGAA GGTGAAGCAAATCCTCCTTGCTCAGGCCGAGGCAGAAAAGATCCGCAAGATCGGAGAGGCCGAGGCTTTTGTGATCGAGGCCATTGGgaaggcagaggctgaggggTTGAAGCTGAAAGCAGAAGCGCTCCAGAAGTATGGAGAAGCTGCTCAGCTGGCTCTAGTACTGGATGCACTGCCTGAG ATTGCTGCCAAAGTGTCTGCTCCCCTCTCCAAAGTGGATGAGATTGTTATTCTCAGTGGAGAGAATGGCAGCACCATGTCTGATGTGAACCGTCTCCTGGCTGAGGTCCCCGCCTCCGTGCGTGCCATCACTGGTGTGGATCTCACAAAG cttcctctgTTCCAGAAAGCCACCGAGGCCAAGGAATGA